Proteins encoded within one genomic window of Fibrobacter sp. UWR4:
- a CDS encoding PolC-type DNA polymerase III, producing the protein MKFAVVDLETTGGTPENGRITEVGIVLLDDFEVVRTYQTLLDPGMPIQPFVVKLTGITDEMVSGQPQFNDVAEEIAEMIKGRIFVAHNVQFDCRFLRSELRRACVKMDPPRLCTVKLSRKFFPGLPSYSLHNLIESLELPDFHHHRALDDAMAAAEILKLCLQKAGPEKIRKEIKNITKAEAETMFK; encoded by the coding sequence GAAAATGGTCGCATTACCGAAGTGGGTATTGTCCTGCTGGATGATTTTGAAGTCGTTAGGACCTACCAGACTTTGCTGGATCCGGGAATGCCTATCCAGCCTTTTGTTGTAAAGCTTACAGGCATTACAGACGAGATGGTTTCGGGACAGCCTCAGTTTAACGACGTGGCAGAAGAAATCGCCGAGATGATTAAGGGCCGAATCTTTGTCGCTCACAATGTGCAGTTCGATTGCCGCTTCCTGCGCTCAGAACTCCGTCGTGCCTGCGTCAAGATGGATCCGCCCCGTCTTTGCACCGTAAAGCTTTCCCGCAAGTTCTTCCCGGGATTGCCCAGCTATAGCCTCCACAATCTTATTGAATCTCTGGAACTTCCGGACTTTCACCATCATCGCGCGTTAGATGATGCTATGGCTGCCGCAGAAATTCTCAAGCTCTGTCTGCAGAAGGCCGGTCCCGAAAAAATCCGCAAGGAAATCAAGAACATCACCAAGGCCGAAGCCGAAACGATGTTTAAGTAA